A single region of the Gracilibacillus caseinilyticus genome encodes:
- a CDS encoding assimilatory sulfite reductase (NADPH) flavoprotein subunit, giving the protein MTLQVVNSPFDQKQTEILNQLLPTLTDAQKNWLAGYLAASQANASQAAPAPEQTATQQVATRTVTILYGSETGNSQELAEKLSEQLKSIQRDVTISCMDDYKPKKLKEVEDLFIVTATHGEGDPPDNAIQFHEFLHGRKAPKLDNVNFAVLSLGDESYEHFCQTGKDFDKRLEELGATRIHPRVDCDVDYEEPAEEWFTGVLDFLKKDNDTGTSATVTEPTPAEQPIYSKSNPYTAEVLDNIKLSGQGSNKETRHIEIALDGSNLSYEPGDCLAIYPKNDPTLVQQIINELEWNPEQTIPINKQGEIRSVQEALTSIFEITRLTKGLLEKAAAHFENKKLTKLLDEPEQVKSYIDGRDLLDLIIDYPPAPFEPSLLMQILRKIPARQYSISSSYKANEDEVHLTIATVRYNTHGRDRNGVCSGEIADRIKPGDQLNIYVHKNPNFKFPFDEETPVIMIGPGTGVAPFRGYIEEREELELKGKTWLFFGDQHFRSDFLYQVDWQNWLNKGYLSKMDVAFSRDTEEKVYVQHRMKENAQQLYEWLEAGAYFFVCGDEKRMAKDVHEALLAIVSEQGKLSQEQATEYINKLKQEKRYQRDVY; this is encoded by the coding sequence TTGACATTACAAGTAGTAAATAGTCCCTTTGATCAAAAACAGACCGAAATCTTAAATCAGCTGCTCCCAACATTGACAGATGCTCAGAAAAATTGGCTAGCAGGATATTTGGCCGCCTCTCAGGCTAACGCTAGCCAGGCGGCACCTGCGCCCGAACAGACTGCCACACAACAAGTGGCAACGAGAACGGTAACAATTCTTTACGGATCCGAAACAGGTAATAGCCAGGAGCTTGCGGAAAAACTATCGGAACAACTCAAGTCGATCCAAAGGGACGTTACCATCTCCTGTATGGACGATTATAAACCAAAAAAACTAAAGGAAGTAGAGGATTTATTCATTGTAACAGCAACCCATGGTGAGGGAGATCCGCCTGATAACGCGATTCAGTTCCATGAATTTCTGCATGGACGTAAAGCGCCAAAACTGGATAATGTGAACTTCGCCGTCTTATCATTAGGGGACGAATCCTATGAGCATTTCTGTCAAACTGGTAAAGATTTTGACAAACGCCTCGAGGAGCTAGGAGCTACACGGATCCACCCACGCGTGGATTGTGATGTCGATTATGAAGAACCAGCTGAGGAATGGTTCACGGGTGTACTCGACTTCTTAAAGAAAGATAACGATACAGGAACAAGTGCTACTGTTACGGAACCAACTCCGGCTGAACAACCGATATATTCAAAAAGCAATCCTTATACCGCTGAAGTATTAGATAATATTAAACTCAGTGGTCAAGGATCCAACAAAGAGACAAGACATATAGAAATTGCGTTAGATGGCTCCAATCTTAGCTATGAACCAGGTGATTGCCTAGCCATCTATCCAAAAAACGACCCAACACTTGTGCAACAAATTATAAATGAGCTTGAATGGAATCCTGAACAAACGATACCAATTAATAAGCAAGGAGAAATACGATCTGTACAGGAAGCGTTAACTTCCATATTTGAGATTACCAGATTAACAAAAGGCTTACTGGAAAAAGCAGCAGCACATTTTGAAAATAAAAAGCTGACCAAGCTTCTTGATGAACCAGAGCAGGTAAAATCGTACATTGATGGACGTGATTTATTAGATTTAATCATTGATTATCCGCCAGCACCATTCGAGCCATCTTTGCTTATGCAAATTTTACGTAAGATACCAGCAAGACAATATTCGATTTCAAGCAGTTACAAGGCAAATGAAGATGAAGTCCATTTAACCATCGCAACGGTACGGTATAACACACATGGGCGTGACCGCAATGGCGTTTGTTCTGGAGAAATCGCTGATCGAATTAAGCCTGGTGACCAATTAAATATCTATGTTCACAAAAATCCAAATTTCAAATTCCCATTCGATGAAGAAACGCCTGTCATCATGATTGGACCAGGTACAGGTGTTGCTCCATTCAGAGGCTACATTGAGGAACGAGAAGAATTAGAGCTCAAAGGAAAAACATGGTTATTCTTTGGTGATCAGCATTTCCGCTCTGATTTCCTTTATCAAGTCGACTGGCAAAATTGGCTTAATAAAGGATACTTAAGCAAAATGGATGTTGCCTTTTCAAGAGATACCGAAGAAAAGGTCTACGTACAGCATCGCATGAAGGAAAATGCCCAACAATTATATGAATGGTTAGAAGCAGGTGCTTATTTCTTCGTATGTGGGGATGAGAAGCGAATGGCAAAGGATGTTCACGAGGCACTGCTTGCCATTGTCAGTGAACAAGGTAAGTTATCACAAGAGCAAGCGACAGAATACATCAATAAATTAAAGCAAGAGAAGAGATATCAACGAGACGTGTATTAG
- a CDS encoding phosphoadenylyl-sulfate reductase — MLTYANYSDSSLNHEEPSASDPTKGAQDILNWAYQTYGDSLVYACSFGAESMVMIDLIANVKPDARLVFLDTGLHFQETYDLIDEVKEKYPKLDIFMKKPSLTVDEQREQYGSALWSRDPNQCCYIRKIKPLEEVLSGATAWISGLRRAQSPSRANTDFINKDDRFESVKVCPLIHWTWDDVWNYIRDHQLPYNSLHDENYPSIGCIPCTSKVLDNEDERAGRWANFNKTECGLHVAPQSAK; from the coding sequence ATGTTGACTTACGCAAACTATAGCGACAGTTCTTTAAATCATGAGGAACCATCTGCATCAGACCCAACCAAAGGTGCACAAGATATCCTTAATTGGGCCTATCAGACGTATGGTGACTCGCTTGTCTATGCTTGTAGTTTTGGTGCTGAAAGTATGGTAATGATAGATTTGATTGCGAATGTGAAGCCAGATGCCAGATTAGTATTTTTAGACACAGGTCTCCATTTCCAAGAAACATATGATTTGATCGACGAAGTGAAAGAAAAATATCCCAAACTGGATATTTTCATGAAGAAACCTTCTCTTACAGTCGATGAACAGCGAGAACAATATGGTTCCGCCCTATGGAGCCGAGATCCTAATCAATGCTGCTACATTCGTAAGATAAAACCGCTTGAAGAAGTGCTGAGTGGAGCAACAGCCTGGATATCTGGTCTGCGAAGAGCTCAATCACCTTCAAGAGCTAATACCGACTTTATTAACAAAGATGACAGGTTCGAATCTGTGAAGGTTTGTCCATTGATTCATTGGACTTGGGATGATGTTTGGAATTACATTAGGGATCATCAATTGCCTTATAACTCACTTCATGATGAGAACTATCCGAGCATTGGCTGTATACCTTGTACGTCCAAAGTATTGGATAACGAAGATGAACGTGCAGGCAGATGGGCCAATTTTAACAAAACAGAATGCGGACTTCACGTTGCTCCGCAGTCGGCAAAATAA